A stretch of Sulfurimonas xiamenensis DNA encodes these proteins:
- the nusA gene encoding transcription termination factor NusA, whose translation MEKILNIVEAIAHEKGLKPEKVKEALKTAFVKTAQKIINPKFAFEAVINNQTKTIDVIQTITVVADDDERLKDEDIAPAYISIAEAREYDDQVDIDDQLQIPHNLEEYGRTAASTLHREIEYHIQRLVEDEIFNKYKAKIGTLVTGRVTRVDNNNATYIDVDEVRAVLPMKSRIKGEVFKVGDHLKAVVRRVNMDKENGIQIELSRTSPKFLEELLALEVPEISDGTVIVEKCARIPGERAKVALISTHPQVDAVGATVGVKGVRINAVSQELIGENIDCIEYTSIPELFLSRIMSPAIISSVEIIKNENAEAEKAIVTLSSDQKSKAIGKNGINIRLASMLSGLNIELVEIDGSTAEKSETKEEKEGVDALEALFN comes from the coding sequence ATGGAAAAAATACTAAATATAGTTGAAGCAATTGCGCATGAAAAAGGCCTTAAACCTGAAAAAGTAAAAGAAGCTCTAAAAACAGCATTTGTAAAAACTGCTCAAAAAATAATTAATCCAAAATTTGCTTTTGAAGCAGTTATAAATAATCAAACAAAAACTATCGATGTTATTCAAACAATTACAGTTGTAGCTGATGATGATGAAAGACTCAAAGATGAAGATATTGCTCCGGCGTATATATCTATAGCAGAGGCAAGAGAGTATGATGATCAAGTAGATATAGACGATCAGCTTCAGATTCCTCACAACCTAGAAGAGTATGGCAGAACAGCTGCTTCAACGCTTCATCGAGAAATAGAATACCATATTCAAAGACTGGTAGAGGATGAAATTTTTAACAAATACAAAGCTAAAATCGGAACACTGGTTACAGGTAGAGTAACAAGAGTTGACAACAATAATGCAACCTATATAGATGTTGATGAAGTTCGCGCTGTACTTCCTATGAAAAGCCGTATTAAAGGTGAAGTTTTTAAAGTTGGAGATCATTTAAAAGCTGTAGTGCGCCGCGTAAATATGGATAAAGAAAATGGTATTCAAATCGAACTCTCACGCACTTCTCCAAAATTTTTAGAAGAACTTTTAGCACTTGAAGTTCCAGAAATTTCAGATGGAACTGTAATTGTAGAAAAATGTGCTCGAATTCCGGGCGAAAGAGCAAAAGTAGCACTAATAAGCACACACCCACAAGTTGATGCCGTCGGTGCTACTGTTGGTGTAAAAGGTGTTCGTATTAATGCAGTAAGTCAAGAGCTTATTGGAGAAAATATAGACTGTATCGAATATACATCTATTCCTGAGCTTTTTTTATCAAGAATTATGAGTCCCGCTATTATATCTAGCGTTGAAATTATTAAAAATGAAAACGCAGAAGCCGAAAAAGCGATTGTTACTCTTTCATCTGATCAAAAATCAAAAGCTATCGGTAAAAACGGTATAAATATTCGTTTAGCCTCAATGTTAAGCGGACTAAATATTGAACTGGTTGAAATTGACGGCAGCACGGCTGAAAAAAGTGAAACAAAAGAGGAAAAAGAAGGTGTTGACGCTCTAGAGGCTCTTTTTAATTAA
- a CDS encoding energy transducer TonB, whose product MHRYFSSFLLSSAVYITAAILIIYFISVNTFSDKDVKVIDIQKVSLSTVATKSSPKVQEEPKPEPKPEPKPEPKPEPKPEPKPKPKPKPEPKPEPKPEPKPEPKPEPKPEPKPEPKPEPKPESEPVEKFVQKEPVSKAQQIKEKKNISNANKVVKNDMTKAKREMFIANLIKRINSNKSYPRSARRRAIEGVVAIEFLILEDGNVKDINIVSGNTIFKKSAIKAIENSFPIEIEESLFHFPKKFKINISYILK is encoded by the coding sequence ATGCATAGATACTTCTCTTCATTTTTACTCAGCTCTGCCGTTTATATAACGGCTGCGATATTAATTATTTACTTTATCTCCGTCAATACATTTAGTGATAAAGATGTTAAAGTTATTGATATACAAAAAGTTAGTTTATCAACAGTTGCTACAAAAAGTAGCCCTAAGGTACAAGAAGAACCAAAACCTGAACCAAAGCCTGAACCAAAACCTGAACCAAAACCTGAACCAAAACCTGAACCAAAACCAAAACCAAAACCAAAACCTGAACCAAAACCTGAGCCAAAACCTGAGCCAAAACCTGAGCCAAAACCTGAGCCGAAACCTGAACCAAAACCTGAGCCGAAACCTGAACCGAAACCTGAGTCAGAGCCTGTTGAAAAATTTGTTCAAAAAGAGCCTGTTTCTAAAGCGCAACAAATAAAAGAGAAAAAAAATATCTCAAATGCCAATAAAGTAGTAAAAAATGATATGACTAAAGCAAAAAGAGAGATGTTTATCGCCAATTTGATAAAACGGATTAATAGCAATAAATCATACCCTCGCTCAGCCAGAAGACGAGCTATAGAGGGAGTTGTTGCAATTGAATTTTTAATTCTAGAAGATGGAAATGTAAAAGATATAAATATTGTTTCTGGTAATACTATTTTTAAAAAGTCAGCCATTAAAGCAATAGAAAATAGTTTTCCTATTGAAATAGAAGAGTCACTATTTCATTTTCCAAAAAAATTTAAAATTAATATCTCTTATATCTTAAAGTAA
- a CDS encoding tyrosine-type recombinase/integrase produces the protein MEKLIKFKSREFLAYLEDVRGYSDLTIKSYDETLREAFLYIEIIQEKKHLLFNLMPYRIKISSLNPKTISKKLSAIRSFVEYLNSRNTTVILKADDSVKVAKTLPKPISHEHIMEALLYSETKEKLVVTLLYTLGLRISELASLEINNISEEWVRVIGKGNKQRDIPLLASTKKLLDEYLSRSRQKKFVFEKNGEKLSENTLRYTVIKVFKRVGLKVNPHQLRHSYASELLNGMAPIADVSELLGHSSMATTQIYTKLGSALKQQNYKTAHPLCKTEKL, from the coding sequence TTGGAAAAGTTAATAAAATTTAAAAGTAGAGAATTTTTGGCTTATCTTGAAGATGTAAGAGGTTACTCTGATTTAACGATTAAGAGCTATGATGAAACTTTAAGAGAAGCTTTTTTGTATATAGAGATTATTCAAGAAAAAAAACATCTGCTTTTTAATCTTATGCCTTACCGCATAAAGATATCTTCGCTTAATCCAAAAACAATTAGTAAAAAACTCAGTGCAATACGCTCTTTTGTGGAGTATCTCAATAGCCGTAATACGACAGTTATTTTAAAGGCGGATGATAGTGTTAAGGTTGCCAAAACATTGCCAAAACCAATTTCTCATGAGCATATAATGGAAGCTTTATTGTATAGCGAAACGAAAGAGAAGCTTGTTGTGACTCTTCTTTATACTCTTGGTCTTAGAATATCGGAACTAGCTTCACTGGAGATAAACAATATCTCAGAGGAGTGGGTAAGAGTTATAGGAAAAGGTAATAAACAGAGAGATATTCCACTTTTGGCAAGTACAAAAAAATTATTGGATGAGTACCTAAGCAGATCACGGCAAAAAAAATTTGTTTTTGAAAAAAATGGTGAAAAATTAAGCGAAAACACCCTAAGATATACTGTTATAAAAGTTTTTAAAAGAGTTGGATTGAAAGTCAATCCTCATCAACTCCGTCACTCTTATGCATCTGAATTGTTAAACGGTATGGCACCGATTGCTGATGTAAGTGAGTTGTTGGGGCACTCTTCTATGGCTACTACACAAATTTATACAAAATTGGGGAGTGCATTGAAACAACAAAATTACAAAACTGCTCATCCTCTTTGTAAAACAGAGAAGTTATGA
- the miaB gene encoding tRNA (N6-isopentenyl adenosine(37)-C2)-methylthiotransferase MiaB, translated as MMAKKLFIETLGCAMNSRDSEHIIAALREKEEYETTDDLKSADLILINTCSVREKPVAKLFSELGVFNKKKKDGAKIGVCGCTASHLGEEIIKRAPYVNFVLGARNVSKITEVLHKDKAVEVDINYDESEFAFDDFRTSPYKAYVNISIGCDKSCTYCIVPKTRGDEISIPTNLILREAKRAVDNGAKEIFLLGQNVNNYGRRFSGEHEKVNFTELLRRLSKIEDLKRIRFTSPHPFHMDDEFIEEFAKNPKICKSMHMPLQSGSTKVLKDMKRGYTKEWFLNRVEKLRKMCPEASISTDIIVAFPGESDEDFEDTLDVMRRVKFDQIFSFKYSPRPQTEAEHFTNVVDDDVASNRLTTLQNLHTEILDEKNKIHLGKIYSVYFEDLNQDYFVSGRSDNNIVIKVKGSDELLGEFKDVKITEIGRTILTGEVVG; from the coding sequence ATAATGGCAAAAAAATTATTTATTGAAACATTAGGCTGTGCTATGAATTCTCGTGACAGTGAGCATATAATTGCTGCACTTAGAGAAAAAGAGGAGTATGAGACTACTGATGATTTAAAGAGTGCCGACCTTATTTTAATAAATACATGTTCAGTGAGGGAAAAGCCTGTAGCTAAACTATTTTCAGAACTCGGTGTTTTTAACAAAAAGAAAAAAGATGGAGCTAAGATAGGAGTTTGCGGTTGTACCGCTTCTCATCTTGGTGAGGAGATAATTAAAAGAGCTCCTTATGTCAATTTTGTTTTAGGCGCTAGAAATGTATCTAAAATTACAGAGGTACTGCACAAAGACAAAGCAGTAGAAGTAGATATAAACTACGATGAGAGCGAATTTGCCTTTGATGATTTTAGAACATCTCCATATAAAGCATATGTAAATATATCTATTGGTTGTGATAAATCTTGTACTTACTGTATCGTTCCTAAAACTCGTGGAGATGAGATATCTATTCCAACGAATCTTATTCTGCGTGAAGCCAAAAGAGCGGTGGATAATGGAGCAAAAGAGATTTTTCTTTTAGGGCAGAATGTAAATAATTATGGACGCCGTTTTTCAGGTGAACATGAAAAAGTAAATTTTACAGAACTGCTTCGCCGTCTTAGCAAAATAGAAGATTTAAAGAGAATTCGTTTTACTTCACCTCACCCATTTCATATGGATGATGAATTTATTGAAGAGTTTGCAAAAAATCCTAAAATCTGTAAATCTATGCATATGCCGCTTCAAAGCGGCTCAACAAAAGTTTTAAAAGATATGAAGCGCGGTTACACAAAAGAGTGGTTTTTAAATAGAGTTGAAAAACTTAGAAAAATGTGTCCCGAAGCAAGTATATCTACGGATATTATTGTTGCATTTCCAGGTGAAAGTGATGAAGATTTTGAAGATACTTTAGATGTTATGAGAAGAGTAAAATTTGATCAAATATTTTCATTTAAGTACTCTCCTAGACCACAAACAGAAGCTGAACATTTTACAAATGTTGTTGATGATGATGTTGCATCCAACAGACTTACTACCCTTCAAAATCTTCATACAGAAATTTTAGATGAAAAAAATAAAATACATTTAGGTAAAATTTACAGTGTATATTTTGAAGATTTAAATCAAGATTATTTCGTAAGCGGAAGAAGTGATAACAATATAGTTATAAAAGTTAAAGGTTCAGATGAACTTTTAGGCGAGTTTAAAGATGTTAAAATTACGGAGATCGGAAGAACTATTTTAACCGGAGAAGTTGTTGGCTAA
- a CDS encoding TorF family putative porin, with translation MKLIKVSLVTSLLISIVLGAEKNSDIDVNANMAIASNYIWRGMTQSDDSPAIQGGIDLGYKNFYAGVWGSNVEYGNSSEASMELDIYAGYADKFYGLDYDIGAISYIYPNESKELNFAEIYFGLSKNFETFEIGAKYYRGIETNDFDPTDAWEADVSVPLPMSITFSALYGDYDNVGNYYSFGITKAMDKFEIGLVYTGIEADADSSDEDNVVAVISASF, from the coding sequence ATGAAATTGATTAAAGTTAGTTTAGTAACATCTTTGCTTATTAGCATAGTACTTGGTGCAGAGAAAAATTCAGATATAGATGTGAATGCTAATATGGCAATCGCAAGTAACTATATATGGAGAGGAATGACGCAAAGTGATGACTCTCCTGCAATTCAAGGCGGTATAGATTTAGGTTATAAAAATTTTTATGCCGGAGTATGGGGTTCCAATGTTGAGTATGGGAACAGCAGCGAAGCATCAATGGAGCTGGACATATATGCAGGTTATGCTGACAAATTTTATGGATTAGATTACGATATAGGAGCAATTAGCTATATATATCCAAATGAATCCAAAGAGCTTAATTTTGCGGAAATCTATTTTGGCTTAAGTAAAAATTTTGAAACTTTTGAGATTGGTGCAAAATATTATCGAGGAATTGAAACAAATGATTTTGATCCTACTGATGCATGGGAAGCTGATGTATCAGTTCCTCTTCCGATGAGCATTACTTTTAGTGCTCTCTATGGGGATTATGATAATGTTGGAAATTATTACTCATTTGGAATAACTAAGGCGATGGATAAGTTTGAAATAGGTCTTGTTTATACCGGAATTGAAGCTGATGCAGATAGTTCTGATGAAGATAATGTAGTTGCTGTTATAAGCGCTAGTTTTTAA
- a CDS encoding HP0268 family nuclease codes for MDLKFARTDINTKPKKAELEKIEAAVEKEESVIFYFDRENSHKDLLELQDYFEGKGKSFYMNEVKYGLSDNEYMYQVHIIN; via the coding sequence ATGGATTTAAAATTTGCAAGAACAGATATAAATACAAAACCAAAAAAAGCCGAACTTGAAAAAATCGAAGCTGCTGTTGAAAAAGAAGAGAGCGTGATTTTTTATTTCGATAGAGAAAATTCACATAAAGATTTGCTTGAACTTCAAGACTATTTTGAAGGAAAAGGCAAAAGTTTTTATATGAATGAAGTGAAGTACGGACTCTCAGACAATGAGTATATGTATCAAGTTCACATCATAAACTAA
- the fabI gene encoding enoyl-ACP reductase FabI: MIMKGKKGLIVGLANNKSIAYGIAKACHEQGAEMAFTYLNDALKKRVEPIAAEFGSDKVYELDVSNEEHMANIASLIERDFGKIDFLVHSVAFAPKEALSEPFMKTTKQAFQIAMDISVYSLIDLTNRLEPVLSDDASILTLSYLGGPKYIVNYNVMGVAKAALESTVRYMAVDLGRKGQRVNAISAGPIRTLAAAGIGDFKQILTWNEVNAPLKRNVTTDQVGNSAMYLLSDLASGVTGEIHYVDAGYNIMGMAAAEETEDGKTVFSWDIAK, from the coding sequence ATGATAATGAAGGGTAAAAAAGGTTTAATAGTAGGTTTGGCAAATAACAAATCTATCGCATACGGTATAGCTAAAGCTTGTCATGAGCAGGGTGCTGAGATGGCATTTACATATTTAAATGATGCTCTTAAAAAAAGAGTTGAGCCGATTGCTGCTGAGTTTGGAAGTGACAAAGTATATGAACTAGATGTTTCAAATGAAGAGCATATGGCTAATATTGCCTCATTAATAGAGAGGGATTTTGGAAAGATTGATTTTTTGGTTCACTCTGTTGCGTTTGCTCCAAAAGAGGCTCTTAGTGAGCCATTTATGAAAACTACAAAGCAGGCATTTCAAATAGCTATGGATATCTCTGTATACTCTTTGATTGATTTGACAAATCGTTTAGAGCCTGTTTTAAGTGACGATGCTTCAATACTAACACTCTCATATTTAGGCGGACCAAAATATATTGTAAATTACAATGTTATGGGCGTGGCAAAGGCAGCTTTAGAGTCAACTGTAAGATATATGGCTGTTGATCTTGGAAGAAAAGGTCAAAGAGTAAATGCAATTTCTGCCGGGCCTATCAGAACATTGGCGGCTGCAGGGATAGGCGACTTTAAACAAATCCTTACTTGGAATGAAGTAAATGCACCGCTAAAGAGAAATGTTACAACTGATCAGGTTGGCAACTCTGCTATGTATCTTTTAAGTGATTTGGCATCCGGTGTAACGGGTGAGATTCATTATGTAGATGCCGGATACAATATTATGGGAATGGCTGCTGCTGAAGAGACTGAAGATGGCAAAACTGTTTTTTCTTGGGATATTGCTAAATAA
- a CDS encoding efflux RND transporter permease subunit, which produces MFERIIKFFIENYKVNYMLFFLIFAVGIYSYTKIPKEISPTIEPDSITIRGSYQGASVDTLNTMAVQEIEDEVKNIIGVDAVSSVITPGKFSIILELDKRADKATVTRDAEDALSLIKENLPSDMDEPVIRGVAHSRSIMHVSILSSNVPRDELKELSKKFKTKLLSIKDVSDVTIFGDSELFYEVLIDEKKVNAYNLSVNEILRLFSEVSYIFPLGKIDNPKKQYYISTQSDKRFSRELENTILNINNQQIVLKDIATIKKRYEDASTLASMDGKNSITLAISQNPKGDAITIAEDINNLLSKMKVKDVEFSVRMDSSTIIKDRLNIVISNILFGVLLITLLTAVLINIRMALVIALGIPTSFVMGAIYFYLTGHSININSLIGVLIAIGIIVDDAIVVSENIQQYIEKGYKAKEAAFLGVKEVAKPVVIASLTTIFSFIPLLMISGKLGEIVQLIPIAFSALVIASLLESFIFLPIHATHVLSPNSKTLSWKKVNLLYQKALTFLVQYQKSFLLIFLIIVPLLIFYGVKKSKFQMFQPFDNSSINITFKADPATTLEDSLNIVQTLEKDILKNEDKFFVKHVSSTAGYRRSATGTTEIYPYVGYISLELHKMKPENFVDKYITPYLSFYYDPKERIRNISSQKISKDLRAWLKEQNYKERFHLNNLMVVENKMGNTKADIRIGVVSDDYQKAIKAVRTIEDSFSKIEGIEYFGDNIKVGTDEIKLKLNSYGEELGITEKLLGNYISKLYLSLKIATIYDGKELLDVKVKSLNFEDDLESFKRLEIPLPNNTFVKLEDICEFEKITALEMLVKDDGHTNFYVFANVDSSKITATEVLEKIEPTIQKLKKEGLMLKFKGEAEQKKSMQSEMILASIVAMVLIFISILYLFNSIRETLIVMSVIPFSILGVYIGHFIMGLNISLPSLIGALGLAGVIVNDGIIMMATIKVATHKDDIFTLAAKRFRPIILTSITTIIGLSSLMFFATAQAVTFQPLAIAIGFGLLWGTILNLFYLPILYNFLLGYKKHA; this is translated from the coding sequence ATGTTTGAAAGAATAATAAAGTTTTTTATTGAGAACTATAAAGTAAATTACATGCTCTTTTTTTTAATTTTTGCAGTGGGTATCTACTCCTATACAAAGATACCAAAAGAGATATCACCCACAATCGAACCTGATTCCATAACAATTAGAGGCTCCTATCAAGGCGCTTCTGTTGACACCTTAAATACAATGGCCGTTCAGGAGATTGAAGATGAGGTTAAAAACATCATTGGTGTCGATGCTGTTTCATCGGTAATAACGCCGGGGAAATTCAGCATAATTCTCGAACTTGACAAAAGAGCGGATAAAGCAACTGTTACGCGTGATGCCGAAGATGCACTCTCACTTATAAAAGAAAATCTTCCCAGTGATATGGATGAACCGGTCATAAGAGGTGTTGCACATTCAAGAAGTATAATGCATGTATCTATACTCTCTTCAAATGTTCCCAGAGATGAGCTAAAGGAGTTATCCAAAAAGTTTAAAACCAAACTGCTCTCCATTAAAGATGTATCGGATGTAACTATATTTGGAGATTCTGAGCTTTTTTACGAAGTTTTGATTGATGAAAAAAAGGTTAATGCCTACAATCTTTCAGTAAATGAAATTTTACGCCTCTTCTCAGAGGTCTCATACATATTTCCCCTTGGAAAGATAGACAATCCTAAAAAGCAATATTATATATCGACACAAAGTGATAAAAGATTCTCTAGGGAACTTGAAAATACAATACTCAATATAAACAATCAGCAAATTGTATTAAAAGATATAGCAACTATAAAGAAGAGATATGAAGATGCTTCCACGCTTGCAAGCATGGATGGAAAAAATTCAATCACACTTGCTATATCACAAAATCCAAAAGGCGATGCCATTACCATAGCAGAGGATATAAATAATCTTCTATCTAAAATGAAAGTCAAAGATGTTGAGTTTAGTGTAAGGATGGACTCTTCAACCATCATAAAAGACAGACTCAATATTGTTATATCAAATATTTTATTCGGCGTTCTTCTTATTACACTATTAACAGCTGTTTTAATCAATATCCGCATGGCTCTTGTGATTGCGCTAGGAATTCCCACCTCTTTTGTTATGGGTGCTATCTACTTTTATCTTACAGGTCACAGCATCAATATAAATTCACTTATAGGGGTTTTAATAGCCATAGGAATTATTGTCGATGATGCCATTGTAGTAAGTGAAAATATTCAGCAATATATTGAGAAGGGATACAAGGCAAAAGAGGCAGCCTTTTTAGGAGTAAAAGAGGTTGCAAAACCGGTAGTCATAGCCTCTTTAACTACTATATTTTCTTTTATACCTCTTTTAATGATAAGCGGAAAACTTGGGGAAATAGTGCAGCTTATACCAATTGCCTTTAGCGCACTTGTAATTGCATCTTTGCTAGAATCGTTTATTTTTTTGCCCATCCATGCTACACATGTTCTAAGTCCAAACTCAAAAACACTTTCATGGAAAAAAGTCAATCTGCTTTATCAAAAAGCTTTGACTTTTCTTGTCCAATATCAAAAAAGTTTTTTATTGATTTTTCTTATCATTGTACCTCTTCTTATTTTTTACGGTGTAAAAAAATCAAAATTTCAAATGTTTCAACCTTTTGACAATTCATCCATAAATATTACATTTAAAGCAGACCCTGCAACAACGCTTGAAGATTCTTTAAATATTGTACAAACTTTAGAAAAGGATATCTTAAAAAATGAAGATAAATTTTTTGTAAAACATGTAAGCTCTACCGCGGGATACAGAAGAAGCGCTACCGGCACTACCGAAATATATCCGTATGTCGGCTATATAAGTTTAGAGCTGCATAAAATGAAACCTGAAAATTTTGTGGATAAATACATCACACCTTATCTTAGTTTTTATTATGATCCTAAAGAAAGAATCAGAAATATCTCTTCACAGAAAATCTCAAAAGATTTAAGAGCCTGGCTGAAAGAACAGAACTATAAAGAGAGATTTCATTTAAATAATCTTATGGTTGTAGAGAACAAGATGGGAAATACAAAAGCAGATATTCGTATCGGGGTTGTAAGTGATGATTATCAAAAAGCTATAAAAGCCGTCAGAACCATTGAAGACAGTTTTAGCAAGATTGAGGGTATAGAATATTTTGGCGACAATATCAAAGTCGGAACTGATGAAATTAAACTCAAACTAAACAGCTACGGTGAAGAGCTCGGAATTACTGAAAAACTTCTGGGTAACTATATCTCAAAGCTCTATCTATCTCTAAAAATTGCCACAATCTATGATGGGAAAGAGCTGCTAGATGTAAAAGTAAAATCACTTAATTTTGAGGATGATTTAGAGAGTTTTAAAAGGCTTGAAATACCTCTGCCAAACAATACATTTGTAAAACTTGAAGATATCTGTGAATTTGAAAAAATAACCGCCTTGGAGATGTTAGTAAAAGATGACGGTCATACAAACTTTTATGTTTTTGCAAATGTTGATTCTTCTAAAATAACGGCAACTGAAGTATTGGAAAAAATAGAACCAACGATACAAAAGTTAAAAAAAGAGGGATTGATGTTAAAGTTTAAAGGCGAAGCAGAACAAAAAAAGAGCATGCAGTCTGAGATGATACTGGCATCAATAGTAGCTATGGTTCTAATATTTATCTCCATTTTATACCTTTTCAACTCCATAAGAGAGACTCTCATAGTAATGTCAGTGATTCCTTTTTCGATTCTTGGAGTTTATATAGGTCACTTTATAATGGGTCTAAATATCTCCCTTCCCTCTTTAATCGGTGCGTTGGGGCTCGCAGGCGTCATTGTAAATGACGGTATCATAATGATGGCAACGATAAAAGTTGCAACACATAAAGATGATATTTTCACACTTGCAGCAAAAAGATTTAGACCAATCATACTTACCTCTATCACTACGATTATAGGGCTTTCATCATTAATGTTTTTTGCAACAGCGCAGGCTGTAACATTTCAACCCCTAGCTATTGCTATCGGTTTTGGACTTTTATGGGGAACGATACTAAATCTTTTTTATCTTCCTATACTCTACAATTTCTTATTAGGTTATAAAAAACATGCATAG
- a CDS encoding lysophospholipid acyltransferase family protein — protein sequence MAKKFFRAAALMIVPFIASIFIRLLYATNKKKFHSPDSVGNKPIIFACWHGELLMLPYLYLKYRKIPHAKVLISSHFDGMLISKTIKYFGLETISGSTNRNATRVLMQGIKALKDGYDIGITPDGPKGPRHEVADGIIAMAKKTDAEIVLVEMKPTKFWQLKSWDRFIIPKPFGTLNYYSTSPINISSLEIEDARNLIKENLLKHES from the coding sequence TTGGCTAAAAAGTTTTTTCGTGCAGCAGCACTAATGATCGTGCCTTTTATAGCATCAATTTTTATTAGACTGCTATATGCAACAAACAAAAAGAAATTTCACTCTCCAGATAGTGTAGGCAATAAACCCATTATATTTGCATGTTGGCACGGTGAACTTTTAATGCTTCCTTATCTCTACTTAAAATATAGAAAAATTCCACATGCAAAAGTTTTAATTTCAAGTCATTTTGATGGAATGTTAATCTCTAAAACCATAAAATATTTTGGACTAGAAACAATTTCGGGATCAACAAACAGAAATGCCACAAGAGTTTTAATGCAAGGAATTAAGGCTTTAAAAGATGGGTATGATATAGGGATTACACCAGATGGACCAAAAGGTCCGCGGCATGAAGTTGCAGATGGTATAATAGCAATGGCTAAAAAAACAGATGCCGAGATAGTTTTGGTTGAAATGAAACCTACAAAATTTTGGCAGCTTAAAAGTTGGGATAGATTCATTATCCCAAAACCATTCGGTACTTTGAATTACTACTCGACATCTCCCATTAATATCAGTTCTTTAGAAATAGAAGATGCGAGAAATTTAATCAAAGAGAATTTGCTAAAACATGAAAGTTAA
- a CDS encoding ABC transporter permease translates to MIKLFKKISYIFFMLFLISIISFLAIHAAPNSFFAAGELNPNMTEEAMAALKAVYGLDKPLFEQYIDWVINIFSLNFGISFVTGQDVSSEILKRLPITLTMNLISLIAVFVISLYLGIKSALNYRKKTDYIIRQISLVSFSMPSFYLALLFIIFFSLTLNLFPIAGLHSVEPKNGFLYYIDMAWHLVLPIGVMIFVGLGSMIIYIRSLTLEILKSDYYYFALSRGLKRRELFRYYILPNLFPPIITLLGLSLPGLIGGSVILESIFAIEGMGQLFFMSALSRDYPVIMGILMITAFLTLLGNMTADLILLRLNPYMRRE, encoded by the coding sequence ATGATAAAATTATTTAAAAAAATTTCCTACATATTTTTTATGCTTTTTTTAATCTCAATAATTTCATTTTTGGCAATTCATGCAGCACCGAATAGTTTTTTTGCAGCAGGAGAGTTAAATCCAAATATGACAGAAGAGGCAATGGCTGCTTTAAAAGCGGTTTATGGACTTGATAAGCCGCTTTTTGAGCAATATATTGACTGGGTGATTAATATTTTTAGCCTTAACTTTGGCATCTCTTTTGTAACAGGTCAGGATGTTAGCTCAGAGATACTAAAACGGCTGCCTATAACTTTAACTATGAATTTAATTTCACTTATTGCAGTTTTTGTTATATCACTATATTTAGGGATAAAATCTGCACTTAACTATCGAAAAAAAACTGATTATATTATTCGTCAAATCTCTTTAGTCTCTTTCTCTATGCCATCTTTTTATCTTGCTTTGCTTTTTATAATTTTTTTCTCTTTAACCTTAAATCTATTTCCAATAGCAGGACTTCATTCGGTAGAGCCTAAAAATGGTTTTTTATACTATATTGATATGGCATGGCACTTAGTTTTGCCAATCGGAGTGATGATCTTTGTTGGTCTTGGAAGCATGATAATTTATATTCGTTCTTTAACACTTGAAATTCTAAAGAGTGATTACTACTATTTTGCACTCTCTCGTGGTTTAAAGAGAAGAGAGTTGTTTCGTTATTATATATTGCCAAATTTATTTCCTCCGATTATTACGCTTTTAGGCCTCTCTTTACCAGGTTTAATCGGCGGCAGTGTGATTTTAGAATCTATTTTTGCAATAGAAGGAATGGGGCAGCTCTTTTTTATGAGTGCTTTAAGTCGGGATTATCCGGTAATTATGGGTATTTTGATGATAACAGCATTTTTAACACTGCTTGGAAATATGACAGCGGATTTAATTCTCTTAAGATTAAATCCATATATGAGAAGAGAGTGA